In Pelmatolapia mariae isolate MD_Pm_ZW linkage group LG8, Pm_UMD_F_2, whole genome shotgun sequence, one genomic interval encodes:
- the bahcc1b gene encoding BAH and coiled-coil domain-containing protein 1 isoform X1, with amino-acid sequence MESRDFAPPHHLLTERSALVHSAASRMAPGGHGSVQHPAHFQPGKYYSSHLSMGPHSGASFMGSFLASSLGSPPSHPTHPSGPAASPSSPSYRSGPHSSASPIWYPHSHEGYPSYSGSLASPFLPMSPLDHHSNSLYGQHRFYETQKDHFYLRGLPPQPPLLSTSHSLPPLSRTAPGHPLGSCSRETDSGGVGGKSTKDIGEKSILSVSKEKERSSSKERHQESKDKLSHHHLHQMSPATTPSGHHQQAFPHPALLPHLNLQGREEDHRHAAERHKEYRDSDSGSQGVKHMSACKLSVGSGAEAGSRGKAGALSSCVGGAGRPPSGGSRRCSKDGPINGEMRISESSTSSSECMRRGTAAATAILAPPTPHSVASYSMPPPPPPPPPPHALHMGSTVAGGWLHHAHHHPHPEFYCSPAPLTLTPSKDPVSTPGGSGREAKVIGPTYVPSVGPLGDLGAPDCRGAGGGGRKADDKSGEGSHESLSHHLSQLSSCQKKDKSQQHQQQLGYGKADKPPDWSMQTQHFHKQGSNVNSQPELRSCSLETSSSFRDVEVVDDVYRPSLPANAQEKKSGEQGLSKNCPDASKSPLGDCSHSVSDGKIGPGATPSREGQKVARIRHQQHSSHGACAEDRGKDGTQTALSWGARGDHQEDQRKGSVGKDEVKGLSNKAPHNDPNQPHSQLPPPLSSSSADSEGSAMKNLMNYSSQQPLLLPQRSPFGGLGCLEQGGDRSEKGDRGGAKSSTSQQDPPKQSLPPRRSSANEGQKSDRGGKEAGEAGEGEVRQPPVGIAVAVARPPHRSPDSTPGHSRQGRVLHSMKGVSRPVYSLGREAEERKRISEDHISLHHLDRDREMIIRENKDCMEFARIHPSSSCHGDLTSHLLVPGGASQLGADPAAHAHPAHHHWMQRTGSPSLWMGHSYSLSHVGMTPGFPAGLPSTLQPVLGSLTQDPNSPLMVLPTEPGPHHHLDVLEPSGLWPPVYGGRGPPPHLQHHPVYSRPSFLRQQELYALQQQRAMEHIQRQSLGQRKHDDSAITLEDSTHQSPPSRTPSSSSSSTSTASSHAAKPFSHTPPPPKTSTPSPGMCPTSRQSPCYHSPSTLPHPPNPLTPAPSPAAAAPRSPALSPAPSHLSKGLERGSDRGEGQPPQDYPQSLEPDLPPVYTYPPITMGYKAGPSPPEARLAEQPMLEDEPAEPDTKSLPHQCHIKPLTVEVEELGKEDNERVCEVVESQCALTEEAKQETKGCLVSQPQSEISGLPPCPFPAPVPDPACPATATGKTLKVELSLGCPGQQAGLEEPQLPEEQENDREDGKEDIEGDEGEKIHPEPTECTVSVPEEPGKVEAGEDGHKEGANVEVVEDEEDDEGDGRKPSEGLVELTCSSPAPTTSADLIVPPTASTAAQLQGAYMWSLELLIAAALCATRDALYPPVPVDQAPCPSPNHGMEMLGELAELEIQQRSRASKAGEEDVPTFDLHSLATLVAARALEVGGGRVDVDADGAVDQQCPIRKRVNLRRKCSWTPRHEPVCPVKGSMETMGGEELAMRVQLAELQRRYKEKQRELAKLQRKHDHQKEETSRSPARRGPGRPRKRKSTPGPAAAESSKRLRAGLNVLEEKARNSMSNHNFKSLSTAQMKARCKHRGRPSALSSRLARRVTQLKQKAAAQRGSQSADMLHSSEKDVSKSHCRQGGKDLQQSHSAAQTGKRKRGRKPKVPLDINPNRPHHKDSRVTEKHEIDDEKSDSESSEHEEDASYDSEDGAGDIKISSSSKEAPANPAGGISFSSQSSKLQTNQKARSRRPGPLGMGILPTTDQRRAPLRPGLANTERSRPDHLPTNRASPLSWGVLPVGCSFGDSHENHRALTEAKRISKEDERKTSAGQSFRGKEKGYAVSRLLQSFAADDGFRLDEESSFSEGEEDEEEEAKKLLVHLPPNMPSRIPALPNCVLSKEMLVDGLKILISKEDELLYAACVQTLDLPDIFSVVIEGERGNRPRIYSLEQLLQEAVLDVRPQTEAILTAGTRVCAYWSERSRCLYPGYVHRGGPGEEEKDGSVMVEFDDGDRGRISLVNIRLLPPGYQIRCAEPSPALLISPGRRGRRSSTQEKKDTEKPPNESEGRPQEKRPVGRPKKIHSVPKTTSTPTSVTDTITKGSSSMLNWCVPRKRPPVDFFLFNGTSRKTQKKIRERDLGLFHRPSSHSLAPPTPIKGIFGSPFEVDSFSSIANGYSTFGSGGNSGSGRPVNAVASMGLRDSLSSSSSSSVTMGMTAGSRKPASERDRKHFLVKLDHEGVTSPKTKNGKALLRLGGAAVRIGKSHASTGAPLRYIQPSLLVKDGKKGGGERDSGGARSKAPVKGVPHLRKDLLSAGLGVQGGDYSLDYPSDCPSSYSELDEDDEDDGQDPDTRRRTVSSHRGGRFLSRHAICFSSSSSSSSSSGSTSSSSLCSSDNDSSYSSDEESSSVLLRRALLQQDKQKHRQSMNSDLLSPELATSNSSPSSSSPAHGYVAKANMAMSSKMRADRAEDRKDYVSKGSMMGNSSSTAKNQLKRKDGPNTHHHSQSSAGRQQLKPASKDPATAKKQRMSSPEPLPNMAPLLPGRQLWKWSGNPTQRRGLKGKARKLFYKAIVRGKETVRVGDCAVFLSPGRPQLPYVGRVESLWESWSSSMVVRVKWFYHPEETRLGKRHRDGKNALYQSSHEDENDVQTISHRCQVVSKAEYDHLMREHKPGTTANDLFYLAGTYEPTTGQLISADGMAIVS; translated from the exons GTGCCTCCTTCATGGGTTCATTCCTGGCTAGCAGCCTCGGGTCCCCGCCCTCCCACCCCACTCACCCCTCAGGACCTGCTGCCTCCCCTTCTTCCCCCTCCTACAGGTCTGGACCCCATTCAAGCGCTTCCCCTATCTGGTACCCACATTCGCATGAAG GGTACCCCAGCTATTCAGGAAGTCTAGCGTCTCCTTTTCTCCCCATGAGTCCCCTGGatcaccatagcaacagccTCTATGGACAGCACCGCTTCTATGAAACTCAAAaag ATCACTTCTACCTGAGAGGCCTTCCTCCTCAGCCACCTCTTCTCTCCACCAGCCACAGCCTTCCTCCGTTGTCCAGGACCGCTCCAGGACACCCACTTGGCTCTTGTAGCCGGGAGACAGACAGCGGGGGAGTTGGTGGCAAGAGCACCAAGGATATTGGCGAGAAAAGCATTTTGTCTGTGTCAAAGGAAAAGGAGCGATCGAGCAGCAAGGAGAGGCACCAGGAGAGCAAAGACAAACTTAGTCATCACCATCTTCATCAAATGAGCCCTGCTACCACTCCGTCTGGCCACCACCAACAAGCTTTCCCCCACCCCGCCCTTCTTCCTCACCTCAACCTCCAGGGAAGGGAGGAAGACCACAGACACGCTGCAGAGCGGCATAAAGAGTACAGAGACAGTGACTCGGGCAGTCAGGGAGTGAAACATATGAGTGCCTGCAAATTGTCCGTTGGCTCGGGGGCAGAGGCTGGCTCTCGAGGAAAGGCGGGAGCACTAAGTAGCTGCGTTGGTGGTGCGGGTAGACCTCCATCTGGAGGCAGCAGAAGGTGCTCAAAAGATGGACCTATAAATGGGGAGATGAGGATCAGCGAATCCTCGACTTCCTCATCTGAATGTATGAGACGGGGGACGGCTGCAGCGACAGCAATCTTGGCACCTCCAACTCCCCACTCAGTGGCTTCCTACTCTATGCCTCCCCCTCCTCCGCCGCCACCACCTCCTCATGCTTTGCATATGGGATCCACGGTTGCGGGAGGGTGGTTACACCATgcccatcatcatcctcatcctgAGTTTTACTGCTCTCCCGCTCCCCTCACACTTACGCCCTCCAAAGATCCAGTATCCACACCTGGAGGATCTGGCAGGGAGGCAAAGGTCATTGGCCCGACTTATGTGCCCTCAGTGGGGCCATTGGGGGACCTAGGCGCTCCAGACTGTCGTGGAGCAGGAGGAGGCGGGAGAAAGGCAGATGATAAAAGTGGAGAAGGATCTCATGAAAGTCTCTCTCATCACCTTAGTCAACTTAGTAGCTGCCAGAAGAAGGACAAATCGCAGcaacaccagcagcagctgGGATACGGCAAGGCTGACAAACCTCCTGACTGGAGTATGCAGACGCAACACTTCCACAAACAAGGCTCCAACGTGAATTCTCAGCCAGAACTGCGGTCTTGCAGCCTTGAAACATCTTCGTCCTTCAGAGATGTCGAGGTTGTGGACGACGTTTACCGACCCTCGCTCCCGGCAAATGCCCAGGAGAAAAAGTCAGGTGAACAGGGCTTATCAAAGAATTGCCCCGATGCTAGCAAATCTCCCTTGGGGGACTGTTCCCACTCAGTTTCTGATGGGAAGATTGGACCGGGAGCAACACCTTCAAGGGAGGGACAAAAGGTTGCAAGGATAAGGCACCAGCAGcacagtagccacggagcatgTGCAGAAGACAGGGGGAAAGACGGAACTCAGACAGCACTTTCATGGGGGGCACGAGGGGACCATCAAGAGGACCAGAGAAAAGGTTCGGTTGGTAAAGATGAAGTAAAAGGGCTGAGCAACAAAGCTCCACACAATGATCCCAACCAGCCACATTCGCAACTGCCTCCACCTCTGTCCTCCTCATCTGCCGACAGTGAAGGCAGTGCCATGAAGAACCTAATGAACTACAGCTCCCAGCAGCCTTTGCTTCTGCCACAGAGGAGCCCCTTTGGAGGTCTAGGCTGCCTAGAGCAGGGTGGAGACAGATCAGAGaagggagacagaggaggagctaaAAGCAGCACCTCCCAGCAGGACCCTCCCAAACAGTCACTCCCTCCTCGCCGAAGCTCCGCTAACGAGGGGCAGAAAAGTGACAGAGGTGGAAAGGAGGCAGGGGAAGCAGGAGAGGGGGAAGTTCGACAGCCTCCAGTGGGTATTGCAGTCGCAGTAGCCAGGCCCCCCCATCGTTCCCCAGACAGCACCCCTGGCCACAGCAGGCAAGGCAGGGTACTGCACAGCATGAAAG GGGTGTCACGCCCTGTGTATTCTCTTGGTcgggaggctgaggagaggaagaggatcAGTGAGGATCATATCAGTCTTCATCACCtggacagagacagagaaatgATCATCAG GGAAAACAAGGATTGCATGGAGTTCGCCAGGATCCACCCTTCCAGCAGCTGCCACGGGGATCTGACCTCTCACCTCTTGGTCCCCGGAGGAGCGAGCCAGTTGGGGGCTGATCCCGCTGCACATGCTCACCCAGCTCACCACCACTGGATGCAGAGAACAGGAAGTCCATCCCTCTGGATGGGGCATTCATACA GTCTGAGTCATGTGGGAATGACTCCAGGGTTTCCTGCAGGTCTTCCCAGCACTCTGCAGCCTGTCTTGGGGTCGCTTACCCAAGACCCTAACTCCCCACTAATGGTTCTTCCAACAGAACCAGGGCCTCATCATCACCTTG ATGTTCTGGAGCCCTCGGGTCTGTGGCCTCCTGTTTATGGAGGCAGAGGCCCCCCTCCTCACCTGCAGCATCACCCAGTTTACTCCCGCCCCTCCTTTCTACGGCAACAGGAGCTGTACGCCCTGCAGCAGCAGCGAGCCATGGAGCATATCCAACGCCAATCTTTAGGACAA AGAAAACATGATGATAGCGCTATCACCCTGGAAGATTCAACTCATCAATCTCCACCATCCAGGactccctcttcttcttcttcatccacGTCCACTGCCTCCTCCCATGCAGCCAAACCCTTCTCTCACACCCCACCTCCACCCAAGACATCCACCCCATCTCCGGGAATGTGCCCCACTAGCCGTCAGTCACCCTGCTACCACTCCCCATCCACGCTTCCGCACCCGCCAAATCCTCTGACTCCTGCACCGAGCCCTGCTGCAGCAGCTCCCCGGTCCCCAGCCCTCAGCCCTGCTCCTTCACACCTCTCTAAAGGACTGGAGAGGGGCAGTGACAGAGGAGAGGGACAGCCACCTCAGGACTACCCACAATCCCTCGAGCCAG ACTTGCCACCTGTTTATACTTACCCTCCGATCACCATGGGTTACAAGGCCGGGCCCTCGCCTCCAGAGGCTCGACTGGCTGAGCAACCTATGTTGGAGGATGAGCCGGCAGAGCCTGACACTAAGTCCCTCCCACACCAGTGCCACATCAAGCCTCTCACTGTTGAAGTTGAAGAGCTGGGGAAAGAAGACAATGAGAGGGTCTGTGAAGTGGTGGAATCCCAGTGTGCACTTACAGAGGAGGCGAAGCAGGAAACAAAAGGCTGCTTGGTCTCTCAGCCTCAAAGTGAGATTTCTGGATTGCCGCCATGCCCTTTCCCAGCTCCAGTCCCAGATCCAGCCTGcccagccacagccacaggcaaAACCCTAAAAGTAGAGCTCTCCCTGGGTTGCCCGGGCCAGCAGGCTGGCCTGGAGGAGCCCCAGCTACCCGAAGAGCAGGAGAATGATAGGGAGGATGGAAAAGAGGACATCGAGGGGGATGAGGGAGAGAAAATTCATCCCGAACCAACAGAATGTACAGTCTCTGTGCCTGAAGAGCCTGGAAAAGTCGAGGCAGGGGAGGATGGGCACAAAGAAGGAGCGAATGTAGAGGTagtggaggatgaggaggatgatgaggGGGATGGGAGAAAACCAAGTGAGGGCTTGGTGGAATTAACGTGTAGCTCTCCCGCTCCTACCACATCCGCCGACCTGATTGTCCCTCCAACGGCAAGTACAGCAGCCCAGCTCCAAGGGGCCTACATGTGGAGCCTGGAGCTCCTAATCGCCGCAGCTCTGTGTGCCACCAGAGATGCCTTGTACCCACCTGTACCTGTTGACCAGGCCCCATGTCCTTCACCCAACCACGGCATGGAGATGCTGGGGGAACTGGCCGAGCTTGAGATCCAGCAGAGGAGCAGAGCGAGCAAAGCAG GTGAGGAGGACGTGccgacctttgacctccacaGTCTGGCGACTCTGGTGGCCGCCCGTGCCCTGGAAGTCGGAGGGGGACGGGTAGATGTGGATGCGGATGGTGCCGTGGACCAGCAGTGTCCAATCAGGAAAAGGGTGAACCTGCGCAGGAAGTGCAGCTGGACGCCTCGGCACGAGCCG gtgtGCCCAGTGAAGGGCTCCATGGAGACCATGGGAGGGGAGGAGCTGGCCATGCGTGTCCAGCTGGCTGAGCTACAGCGCCgctacaaagaaaaacagagagaactGGCCAAACTACAGAGGAAACACGACCACCA gaAAGAGGAGACATCTCGAAGCCCTGCTCGCCGGGGGCCCGGCCGCCCCCGTAAGCGCAAGTCCACCCCCGGCCCAGCTGCTGCAGAGAGCTCCAAAAGACTCAG gGCTGGACTGAATGTACTGGAGGAAAAAGCCAGGAATTCAATGTCCAATCACAACTTCAAAAGCCTCAGCACTGCACAG ATGAAAGCTCGTTGTAAGCACAGAGGTCGACCCAGCGCCCTGAGCTCCAGGCTGGCCAGGCGGGTGACCCAGCTGAAGCAGAAGGCTGCAGCCCAGCGTGGTTCACAGTCAGCAGACATGCTGCACAGCAGCGAGAAAGACGTGTCCAAGAGTCACTGCAGACAAGGCGGAAAag ACCTGCAGCAGTCCCACAGCGCCGCTCAAACCGGGAAGAGGAAGAGAGGTCGAAAGCCCAAAGTTCCCTTGGACATCAACCCTAACAGACCTCACCACAAGGACAGCCGAGTTACTGAGAAGCATGAAATAGATGATGAGAAGAGTGACAGCGAGAGCTCAGAGCAtg AGGAAGACGCCAGCTATGACAGTGAAGACGGAGCCGGTGACATCAAGATTAGCTCATCCTCTAAAGAAGCTCCTGCAAACCCTGCTGGGGGCATATCTTTTTCATCACAGTCCTCCAAGCTGCAAACAAACCAGAAAGCCAGGAGTAGGAGACCAGGACCTCTTG GCATGGGGATCTTACCCACCACAGACCAAAGGAGAGCACCCCTCAGGCCAGGCCTCGCCAACACAGAGAGGAGTCGTCCAGATCACCTGCCGACCAACAGAGCATCTCCCCTCAGCTGGGGTGTGTTGCCAGTGGGCTGCAGTTTTGGCGACAGCCATGAAAaccacagagctctgactgagGCGAAGAGGATCAGCAAGGAAGATGAGAGGAAGACCTCTGCAGGACAGAGCTTTCGTGGAAAG GAAAAGGGTTATGCCGTGAGTAGACTTCTGCAAAGCTTTGCAGCTGATGACGGCTTTCGCTTGGATGAGGAGAGCAGCTTCTCTGAgggagaggaggatgaagaggaggaggccaAAAAGCTGCTGGTCCATCTTCCTCCCAACATGCCTTCCAGAATACCTG CTCTGCCAAACTGTGTGTTAAGTAAAGAGATGTTGGTAGATGGACTGAAGATTCTCATCTCCAAGGAGGACGAGCTGCTGTATGCCGCCTGTGTCCAAACTTTGGACCTGCCTGACAT atttagtGTTGTAATTGAAGGGGAACGAGGAAATCGCCCCAGGATATACTCGCTGGAGCAACTGCTACAGGAAGCA GTGCTGGATGTGAGGCCACAGACCGAGGCCATCCTGACTGCAGGGACGCGAGTGTGTGCCTACTGGAGCGAGCGCTCCCGCTGCCTCTACCCTGGCTACGTCCACCGAG GAGGTCcaggtgaggaggagaaggacgGCAGTGTGATGGTGGAGTTTGATGATGGAGACAGAGGAAGGATCTCCCTTGTGAACATCAGGCTTCTGCCGCCCGGATACCAAATTCGCT GTGCTGAACCCTCTCCAGCGCTTCTGATCTCTCCTGGACGACGAGGTCGACGAAGCTCCACCCAGGAGAAGAAAGACACAGAAAAACCACCCAATGAGTCAGAAGGAAGACCTCAGGAAAAAAGACCAG TTGGTAGACCGAAGAAAATACATTCGGTGCCTAAGACTACCAGCACGCCGACGTCGGTGACTGACACCATAACAAAAGGCAGCTCTTCCATGCTGAACTGGTGCGTTCCCAGGAAGAGACCGCCAGTGGATTTCTTCCTCTTCAATGGGACGTCCCGTAAGACCCAGAAAAAGATCAGAGAGCGAGACTTGGGGTTATTTCATCGGCCTTCCTCCCACTCTTTGGCTCCACCAACCCCTATCAAAGGCATCTTTGGCTCTCCTTTTGAAGTTGACTCATTCAGTAGCATTGCTAACGGCTACTCTACCTTTGGAAGTGGTGGAAACTCTGGATCTGGGAGACCAGTTAACGCAGTAGCCTCCATGGGGCTCCGGGACTCCTTGTCTTCTTCTAGCTCCTCGTCTGTCACCATGGGTATGACAGCTGGGAGCCGGAAGCCAGCGAGTGAACGTGACAGGAAACACTTTCTTGTGAAGTTAGACCACGAAGGAGTGACCTCTCCTAAAACAAAGAATGGCAAAGCCTTGCTTCGACTAGGGGGGGCTGCAGTGAGAATAGGAAAGAGCCACGCCTCCACAGGGGCACCGCTGCGATACATCCAACCCTCCCTGTTGGTGAAAGATGGCAAGAAGGGAGGAGGGGAAAGAGACAGTGGTGGGGCCCGCTCTAAGGCTCCTGTAAAAGGCGTTCCACATCTGAGAAAGGATCTTCTCTCAGCTGGTCTTGGAGTTCAAGGCGGAGATTACAGTTTGGACTACCCGAGTGACTGTCCTAGCTCTTACTCGGAGCTggatgaggatgatgaggaTGACGGTCAAGACCCTGACACACGAAGAAGAACTGTCTCGTCCCATCGGGGTGGTCGTTTTCTGTCTCGTCACGCCATCTGTTTctcatcatcttcctcctcttcttcctcttccggCTCCACCTCTTCTTCGTCCCTCTGTTCCTCCGACAATGACTCCTCCTACTCCTCTGATGAAGAGTCCTCCTCCGTGCTGCTGCGCCGTGCACTGCTCCAACAggacaaacaaaagcacagacAGAGCATGAACTCTGATCTCCTGAGCCCTGAGCTTGCCACCTCCAACTCCTCTCCATCTTCTTCATCTCCAGCTCATGGCTATGTGGCGAAAGCCAACATGGCCATGAGCTCAAAGATGAGAGCCGACAGAGCAGAAGACAGAAAGGACTACGTATCAAAAGGAAGTATGATGGGTAACAGCAGCAGTACAGCTAAGAACCAGTTAAAGAGGAAGGATGGTCCCAATACCCACCATCACAGTCAAAGCAGTGCTGGCCGCCAGCAGCTGAAACCTGCATCTAAGGACCCGGCAACAGCTAAGAAGCAGAGGATGTCTTCACCTGAGCCCCTGCCCAACATGGCTCCTCTACTGCCTGGACGCCAGCTCTGGAAATGGTCGGGCAACCCCACACAG AGGAGAGGTCTGAAGGGTAAAGCCCGCAAGCTTTTCTACAAGGCCATTGTGCGGGGCAAAGAAACAGTGCGTGTCGGGGACTGCGCTGTGTTCTTGTCACCCGGCCGGCCCCAGCTGCCCTATGTGGGCAGAGTGGAGAGCCTCTGGGAGTCATGGAGCTCCAGTATGGTGGTCAGGGTCAAGTGGTTCTACCACCCAGAGGAGACTCGCCTGGGGAAGCGACACCGCGATGGCAAG AATGCCTTGTATCAGTCGAGCCACGAGGATGAGAACGATGTGCAGACAATTTCCCATCGGTGTCAGGTGGTCAGTAAGGCCGAGTATGATCACCTGATGCGCGAACACAAGCCGGGTACCACGGCTAATGACCTCTTCTATCTGGCCGGAACTTATGAACCAACTACAGGCCAGCTGATCAGTGCAGATGGCATGGCTATTGTGTCCTAG